The Pungitius pungitius chromosome 15, fPunPun2.1, whole genome shotgun sequence nucleotide sequence CTACGATAACACGCATGTTAGCCTGCGTGCTAACGTCAGGTCACAGAAGTGGAAATAGAGCACCGCGCTAAATGTGGTGGTAAATATAAACGTTAATTACATTTgtcgaagaagaaaaaagcaacaatatCGTTAATTTGACAATTACCCAGACTAACATGCGCGGATAAAGTCTGTTCCGAGTTCCCCTGTTCATCCACTTAGTGACCCGTCTGTCTAACGTAGTTACTGTAGTTTCTTCGGCCCATTGAGTCGCAACAGTGCGTGGGGGATGGGGAATACATTTCAAGTAGCTCTCTCGCTTGTTTAGCATCCGGCAGATGACCATATACTTAAACTTGAATGCATTTGGCTAAATCAACCGTACCGTGgagggacagctgaaccagggccccaaaagaaacatttaaataaatggtgCGAAAGACATTACAGTCATTGGCCCCGTTGGGGCATCCAGTACCAGAATTGAGATGTCAGTGAAAATTGTAGGCAGCAAGCATCTacaatgtatttattgtgtGCCAATAGCATTTCATATTTACTCTACACGAGACATCAGCATTCTTCCCCTTTTAATTACTATCTTTCCCGTATACGTCATGTATTGCACTAATATTCTTTTGTATTGCTGACCCAGTTTATATTATTGTTCTGTTACATGCCCCTTTGTTCTCAACACTTTCTGCTCACTCCCCTTTCACCCACATCGATACGCTGATTCTAATTAAGATAACTTGTCACAGGACTGACAGAGAAacacagttgtgtgtgtttgacttggCCTGTatgcttcttctgctgcttaATCGAGATTGAAACATGTTAACATGAGCAAAAGTGTTATTTACGCACTAACTGGAACATCAGGGAAGCTTACTAAACCATCACACATGGTGGGAAGTTTAAAAAGCACGCAAAGGAAGCTATTTAACACAaattttttataatatatatatcaattttATTTAGTGATagtaattatattaaagatgGAGTTGTTTACAGTATTGGAGAAAATAAGGCAACATTTCAGCTGCCCCCTGCATCAGTTGTGATGACCACTCCAGATTCTTTAGTATAATTCATCAAGCActcaatatcttttttttttttacactcaggGGCTGAAAGTTTGCTGAGGACAACGGCGCTATGATGCACATCTGAAGACATCTCGACCACATGGGTAATGAATTCCAGTGTTAAATGTTAAACCTTCTCTTTGATTGCAGCTTCTATGCTTTTTTGAATTTAACTATTTATACGTTGTTGAATCTCATTGAAATATCTATTACCAGCACAACCAGTTGTCAGTTGGTACAGCTGTTTGAATAGATTACTGCTTAAAATGTCCACTTGATCGTAAATGTTGAAGCCTTTTCCAGCAATAAACTGAGGAAATGTGACTGGGTTGAAAGAGAGCAATCTCTGTCAGAGTATCAACAACATTGACGGGACCACAACTGATTGGTGgtatttctttgtcatttttatgttcatCTCACTCACTTTATTAGTGTGGTGGTTTCAAATGTACGCACAGTAAGTTTTGGTGTGgtgatacatttaaatgtgtagCAGTATGTATTGGTCCTAAATGACAACATTTAGGTGTTTCAGTTTAAGAAGCTGCTTTCAAAGAACGTGTTTCATCCCaatttactatatatatatatatgatatttaaatgttcttatGTAACTCTTTGGCAAGTATGATAATTACACAAACCAATACGGAGCAAAgcttatatattacattttatattgttGAGTTCTGCATTGTAATCAAACAGCACTGTGATTTTTTACTTAAACGATGccgcaaaataaaaaaaatactttttgttattAAATGCATTCTGGATTGCATATTGACCTGCATTTGATACTCTGTTAACCACCGTTTAACATTTTTCAGTAACAAGAAAGTCTCGCTGCTTGAAAAGTGAAGTagaaattaatacattttaaaattagtTTCAAACAAAATTTGATTAAAACTTATTTTACACATAAACAAGATGGTACCAACCATCCCTCTGAGTCACCAATCTGTTCCAGAGATTCACTCAACACCAGGTCTATGTTGACACTTTTCTAAAGTAGCCTGGGATTCTGGTAATGTTAGACCAATGTCAGTGAGTTAAAAATCTTTAGAGCTCTCTACTAGATAAGCAGTGAGGTGTAAGTGTGCTTGATCAATGCAGTGAACCTAAGTCTTAGGTCTATATGATAATGAAATATTGCACAGTCACTTATGTCAGTCAATGGAATCAGTTGACCTATTTTAGTAACTGAGCTCTGATCCCATTCACTATTCCTGCATCACTTCCATGGCGATAACGTTTGGTGGTACCCTTTTAAAACCAGCTTGTGTTGTATATGCAGTGCTATACCAGCTGTCAGTGCACCATAACTATACTGACCCCTAACAAAATGTAAAGTAGTGGTTTACCAAAACAAATAACATATTATTTAATGCAGaaacattttttgcatttattgtGAACAGACGTTAAGTCAATGTACCGGTAGTGGTGCTTAGGTTTCTAGAAACACAAGCCTGCTACTAGCCATCAGGACTCTAAATCCTGATAGCTGCTATACTTCTACTAGATTCCACGCCTCTTGGTGCAGTTGGTCTTGGACCTCAGCCTCTGGGAAATGGCAGGAGACATGTTGACTTTTCAGCGGGCTGGCATATTGGAAACAGTAGAGGTTCTGTCCTCTGTCCAGACCTCTTGTTTATTTCCACAGTCCCATTTCAACAGTGCGGGTTCTGCATAAATGAATGAGGAGCCCAGATGCAAGCACTGTAGGTTCTATTATTGCTGAGGTTTAAAACCCATTTATTCTGGACATTTTGGTCCAAACTACCCAGCCTGCCTTGCCAAGGCAGCTGATAATTATTCCCAGTTGTAGGTTAATGAATGGAAACTGGTGCCCTGCCTAGAGCTAGAAGGCTTTGGTAGCCAAAACATTACCATGTATCAGATAGATAACAGCTGGCCTTCTCCTGCATCTCTGTATGGAAATTGCAAGATCTAGGTCAAGCAAGGttatcttcttcctcttctctgccAGTTTGTTAGTGAGCTCTTTAGTTACCCTCGTAGTGTAACacgatcgtgtgtgtgtgtgtgtgtgtgtgtgtgtgtgtgtgtgtgtgtgtgtgtgtgtgtgtgtactttccTCTGCCTCTTGGCACAGTGCCTCATTGTATAACATCTTCTTTAACTATCGTTACCTTACTTTTGTGTGGTGAAGATACTACTCAAACCTTTTCTCAGCTGTTCTTAATTAAGGAAGATTCTCCTCTCTTTTGTTTGCTTGTACAGGCTCGTATCCTATGCTGACCCAATGGTTTAATCACCAGGATTGAAAATGAGCATAAGCAGTGATGAAGTCAATTTCCTGGTTTACAGATACCTGCAAGAGTCCGGTAAGTTTTACAATTTTCTAAGGTAAATCTCTAttgcatttactttttaaatcttTAGAATGTAATATTGTATAGTTCTGCTCCTGACTTTTTGTAATTGATCTTTGACACCATCCTACCTTCCCAATTATCTGTGCCTCCTCAAGGCTTCTCCCACTCAGCATTCACCTTCGGCATAGAGAGCCACATCAGCCAGTCCAACATCAATGGAGCCCTTGTGCCCCCTGCTGCCCTCATCTCCATCATCCAGAAGGGCCTGCAGTATGTGGAGGCTGAAGTCAGCATTAATGAGGTCAGGCTCCCACTCTGTACTTACTGTAACTCCACAACATGTTGGCAAGAAGGGGAGCACTAGGAGCACCGTCAgctttatttttcatgttgtttctgAATTACATTTAATTGAATATAAATGTGTTGTCTCTGTAGGATGGGACCTTATTTGACGGACGGCCCATCGAGTCGCTATCTCTGATCGACGCCGTAATGCCAGATGTGGTCCAAACCAGGCAGCAGGCCTACAGGGACAAGctggcccagcagcagcagcaggcagccgGCAGTGGCAGCGGGACGGGGCCTCAGGGAAGCACCAAGAATGGAGAGGGTGCTGCCAACGGAGAGGAGAACGGATCCCACGCCTTATCCAGTAAGCTAGCTCATAATTGTAAACACTCTGTATCGGCTCCTAAGCAAAGGATTGGTGTTcttgtgctctgtgtgtgtgtgtggggggggggaggggattaGTCAACTAAAATCAAGGACTGATTCTTATTCAGGATTATACACCCTTTTCTTAAGCGCTTTAATATAATGAAATTCATGTTGATAAGATGTAGTGTAAACTGTTTTGCATTCACtccattatatttttttgtaatttagtttATTGTCcgtgaaataaacaaacaaaagacttGAGTTCTTCAAAGACGGGCTGTGTAGTATGAAAGTACATAGCAAAGTTTATTTGAAATAGTGTGCAGTAAGATAAATCAATAGTGCTCGTCTTGCATGTTGTTCTATTTTCGCTTGAcagctgcagtaaaaaaaattgaatttattttttggtaAACAGTCTGTGGGTTGCTTGATATTTCTTAAAGCTACAACGTTGTTTTCCTGAAACTTGCACATGTGTTTCCTCGTGGTTTGATCCTTCCGGTGTAGAACTTTTTCCATGTTTCTACTCACTTTTTTCCTGAaaatacttgtttatttgttttagcgtagaaaggaaaaaaaggggtcTGGTTGTTTTCAAAACCACCCAACCTGCTCTAATCCTACATGGGCTCCATAACTCCAGTGCCTACTCTTTTGGTCAAGCCGGGGTTTACTATAACCATTCTTGGTCAATAACAAGAACACCGTGCTCTTAAAATCTGCAGCTGTTGGGTATTCAAGCTGATTTACACTTCGAACAACATTGTTGAGCCATGTCAAGAACCAGTTCCTCTTCCATTCTGCTGGGGAATTACTCTTACTTCTTATTACTTTGTAAGAAATCTGGTGATGTCAGACTTTCCTCATGAGCCTCTGCTGGTGTTTTTTGTTCATACACTTAGCCGTATAGAAAAGGTGGGCAAGAAATGTAGGGAAACGCTGGCTATTCATTTTAAAGTGAAtaatctccctcctctctgtagATCACCACTCGGAGATGATGGAGGTGGACGGGGACGTGGAGATCCCTCAAAGCAAAGCGATGGTGCTGAGAGGACACGAATCCGAAGTCTTTATCTGTGCCTGGAACCCAGTGAACGACCTCCTCGCCTCGGGGTCAGTAGCTCCTCCTCATCCATTGCTTCGCTGGTCATAACGCATGGTCCCTGGTTTAGAATATTATGGGGACATGTCATTTCTACAGAGACAGTTGATGATTAATGCATGATTAGTGTTTTAATACAAGAAGTGAGTAACGTTATtagcattgcttttttttttacattcagtaCAAATGCAGTTTTAATGACATTCTGGTCCAGTTGGGCAAGAGTAGGCTTACTTATTTAGCATTAAAGGACCCTGTGAGTTAAAGTAAACTATCTATTACTTATTGGTCATTTAGctaattttaaaaacaaatcttaACATGGTCAGTTTGTCATCTTCAGGGACAACAGAGAGTGTCAGAGTGAGTCCTTCCTCTTTGTTGACTCAAGTCATTGGTTTTTCATTGTCATTGCTCTTTCCATATGCATTTTGTACACTTATTTGGTTGCTTAATAGGGGACCTGAAGTGCCACATGTGTGAAAGTTTGCTGCAGattcaaagcaaagcaaaaccTAACAAATTGCTTTAAGAGTAAGGTTGAGTTCTGTTCACTCTGTGCCTCTTggctgcttttcacttccagttttttaaccaaacaaaagaacagaGTCAGCGGCTGAGACACTAAAAAAAGAGCCTCGGCTATATCACAGTCAACAAAAGACTTTTCAGAATACAGACATTTTGACCATATTGCTATAAGATGTCTTATCCTGAGCGGGTCAGCAGTAGTCAGTCAGCTGGGACCCACTAACATTTTTTCACTTGTGCTGTATCTGATAATAAAATGTCACAGAAGTCTTGTCGCATGGCGTTCTACACAAAGGTCAAATGTTGACTGAGACCCAGGCCTCTAACCAAGAACAGTCCGACTCTTAAATGTTAATTTGGTCTCAGATGTTCAAAGACGGCGGAAAGAGTCAGTGTGAAGCGTCACATGACACCCAAACCCTTCAGAGCAAACGACACAATCTCATGCGGAAAAAATACACAGAGGAGACTATTACGATCAGAATCCTCAGGCCTGAATTCACTGCCCATCAATGATATAAACAGGGAGGAAAAGAGCTCAAACAAATCGCCCTGCGCacaaaaatggaaatggaaatttgTGTGATGACTTTATTTATGACTTTATAAAATGTCAATCACCATAATCCAAAATGAACAGTTGAGTGTAATCAATTACCTTCATAGCACAatgtgtgttattattattagtagtagtagtatgtaTTTTAACGTTtctgaaataaacaacaaatgagGAACTTATGCAGCAGTCCTGCTTCTAAGCATGAGCACACCTCAAGTGAGGTTAGGGGCCACCTTACAGCTAATGAGTTTTGTGCTAGTAAaacttctttctcctttttcctcaACAGATGATGTGAAAGAGTTTGATAGGGATTTTAAAAGATTTTGGATTTGATACTGGGTTCAGGTTCCATAAAATGCTTTCAAACCTCAACCCTACTAAAGAGCAGCGATGGTCAGTTTTATATCACTTTCAGTACGGATTATGAGGGTCGTAGCCATGTTAGCGGCCTAATGGTGTGTgtccgtccgtgtgtgtgtgtgtgtgtgcgtgcgtgtgcgtgtgtgtgtgtgcgcgtgcacaggTCTGGGGACTCGACTGCACGAATCTGGAACCTGATTGAGAACAGTACGGGCGGGTCCACTCAGCTGGTTCTGAGGCACTGCATACGGGAAGGTGGTCAGGACGTACCCAGCAACAAAGATGTGACCTCACTTGACtggaatgtgagtgtgtgtctatTTGAACCATCGATGTGTTACGTCAGTTCTAgtaagaggaggtggggggggggtgcttgcaTGCTAGTGACTCCTCCTGCTGAAGGCATTCCTTCTTCCAGATATATGGGGGTGAGCAACtcacacggggaggggggacttTAAATGCTGCTCAgctgcaaacttttttttatctgacttGTACAACTCAGTTCTCAATGGCCAATCAGCACTGTTATTTGTCTTTAATCAACTACTTACATCTTTCATGTTTCTCCTTGATGAAGTGCCATTTAACAGGCCAAGTTTGTATGTAAATAAAAACTGAGAAAGCTGCGTCTGACCTGAAACTGATGATAATCTACGCTGTCCTTGTTTCAGAGCGAGGGGACGTTGCTAGCAACGGGCTCGTACGATGGCTTTGCTAGAATATGGACAAAAGACGGTAAGATCAGAGGATGCACGGACGATGAAGTGCTTCTGCTCACTTTCTAAGCCACATGTGTCAAGCTCAAGGCCTGCGGGCCAAATCCGGCCGGGAGGGGGGCGAGGCAGGGGTTCAGCTCGGCCCGCCGGATAACTGcaattgtgagaattacagaaatacATAAATTGCTGCTGTTCCTAAAAAGTCCACCGGGGGTCGCACTCTGTGAGTGAGTGCATCCGTTGGACCAGGGCGACCCGGTCGTTCACCAACAGATCGCCATGATTTGGATTGTAAAGTTGAGGGAAAAGTAGCTTGCTAGTCGAGAATGTGTGGGcaacccacccacccctcccggtaggacagacccccccccacacctccccctccctcccatgtgattttaatggtctggcccactTTTGAccagtgggcagtatctggcctaaacctaaaatgagtttgacacccctgttctAAACTgtgctcattttaaaatatttttaggtAACCTGGCCAGTACTTTGGGTCAGCATAAAGGTCCAATATTTGCACTTAAGTGGAACAAGAAAGGAAACTTCATCCTCAGTGCTGGTGTAGACAAGGTAAGGCTCATTGATTTAAGATTATGATTTTTAGAGAAGAATGAGTTAGCCAAATGATGTTTTGGTTGACATTGTGACTTTTTGCTTGCTAAAAATGTGACATTATAACACTGTTAAATAGGGATGTAACACCTGGATGGTTATTATATATGATTGATTGGAGggtgaaattattcaaatatgtgAGAGGGGTCTATTTAATATTTTAGAAGTATGacctgattttctttttaagaaaaataattaacattatgGCGTTAATTATCACGTATTTTTCCAACATATTTCATTCAACCGATAAGAATTCAGGGTAAACTGTCAAGAATTAAACAGGAAGAAGTGTTAAAACTGTGGAATCTTATATACAACTGTATTTACTCAAACATCACCAAAATCTCCATTAGGAGCACTATGACTTTATGAGTCTTTTTCTCACTGAGATTTAGTGAATTATTGCATTGGCCAGTTGTATTGAAACTGGTTGAATTTGAAATAATACATACTataataacacaaaaaatgatCTTCTCATTtttcaagtaaaataaatgtgtgattATTCATGTTGCGTATCGGAAAGCGCATTTGACTGGCTGAGGAGCATCAGCTGGTGTTTTATTATGTGTTGTTTCCTCGACCGTATGAGGAGCTGAATATATGGCCATCTAGTGTAAAGTATATTTGCATGCACAGCATCACCTTCAGCTCTCTTTTGAATGTTAAAATGCTGGAGGATTTGAGGCATGAAAACATGGGTGTGATATTTTACCGTCTCCGTGTAACTCGCTCCCATTATTCAGGTCAACTGGTGTTAAATACGAGCACACTTTTCTATGTTgtatgtgatgtttttatttatttaatgacatGAATGTAGtatgaataatgaaaatgtcctcctccacacagacaacaattATTTGGGACGCCCACACGGGAGAAGCAAAGCAACAATTTCCTTTCCACTCCGGTGAGTGACGGAGTGCAGTCTGGCTAAAACGGATTAGGTTTGGCTGAGATCACATCGACGATAGTCTCATATTATTTAATAAGCTTAACTGATTTGGCCCGCAAACCACATTCAACCAAACTTTTCTTTACACACTTTAGTACAACGGCTGTGCATGTTTGACATGTCTGCCTTTTCAAGAATGCTTAACGCGAATTCTCAGATCCAACGCGGCCGCAAGAAAACTAGTGTCCGGCCGTGATATTGGTGCCATTCTTTCTCCTCgtgctccttctgctgctgcagctctaagCTTTGCCTCTGCCTCCCTACAGCGCCCGCTCTGGACGTGGACTGGCAGAGCAACAACACGTTTGCCTCCTGCAGCACGGACATGTGCATCCATGTGTGTAAGCTGGGTCAGGACCGGCCTGTCAAGACCTTCCAGGGACACACGGTGAGACGGGAATTCTGCCATTGACTTTCTGCAAGTTAATTCATGCCTTTGTGGTGTATTTTTTCTGAAGTCTAACAAGGACCCTAAGAGGAAAGTCCCTCACTTATTGGGAGGAATTGGCTTTAAACTTCTTAATCGATGAAGTGAATTAATTATCTCATCTATCAGTCCAATtgctttgtattattttgtaacTTAAATCCTGCTCACTGTAGAATGAGGTGAACGCCATCAAGTGGGATCCCACTGGCAGCTTGCTGGCCTCCTGCTCCGATGACATGACACTAAAGGTCAGTGCGATTAACATGCAGATGTGCTGGATGGCTAAAATGAGCCCCACAATGGGCCCTTAACCGGACCTCATCGAGTGTGTCGACGAACATGGCGGTAACAGCCGGTCTCTTCTCTGGCTTAGATCTGGAGTATGAAGCAGGACTTGTGCGTCCACGACCTCCAGGCCCACAGTAAGGAAATCTACACCATCAAGTGGAGCCCTACAGGCCCTGGGACCAACAATCCCAGCGCCAACCTCATGCTGGCCAGGTAGGGCTCACAGCAGTACCCGAACATCTTAAGAAACAATTGTATTTTACAGCAGAGAGATGACAAACTCAAATCAGATTTCGGTCGCCCTCCCATTCCATAATAGGCCCTCATCAATGAAATATTGGACAACTCTACTCTACTGTTGCTATTTGCCATTATCCTGGACTCTGACACATGATACCAGCATCAGCAGAGCCTGTTCTAGGGGCTCACTTACGTACAGCTGTGATGTTTTTAGCTATTGACCGGCGGTGACTGCCGCGAGTCTCCTCAATGCGTCACCGCCTTTCAGATGCACCTGTGAAAGATGCCACTGAGGCTCAAATGACCTTGAGGAAAGAACACACACTCAAGCCGATCCGAGTGGGCTCCCGACCTCAATGATCCTGAACTCCTAATATGTCTGAGCAGGGGTGGTGGACCATGGCAACCATTTTATATTACTGAAAGACACAAGTATGATATTGTCTCAGATTGGGAGGCAATTGATACATTAAGTGGAAATATATTAATGTGTTTGGGCGATAAATTTTCCCTCATGGTACGTTGTATTAACCGTTGTTACCTGCATCACTGCGGGTGGTTGAAGGCTGCGGAGCCACTGCATCGGGGCTCCGTACACACAAAATCTGGCCATATATTTAAAATCAACCTTTAATTTAAACTCAGATGTCTATAATTGAGATGGTGTGAGACTTACTTGACTTAGATTCATATGTTGGTGCCCTGAGCTCGCCCTGTTCCGTCTCTGCAGCGCATCGTTTGACTCCACTGTGCGTCTGTGGGACGTGGAGCGCGGCGTGTGCATCCACACTCTGACCCGCCACCAGGAGCCCGTCTACAGCGTGGCCTTCAGTCCCGACGGCCGGCACCTCGCCAGCGGCTCCTTTGACAAGTGTGTCCACATCTGGAACACTCAGGTCCGGGAAAATGCTTTCAAAATCTAACCACAttttttgtacag carries:
- the tbl1xr1b gene encoding F-box-like/WD repeat-containing protein TBL1XR1b encodes the protein MSISSDEVNFLVYRYLQESGFSHSAFTFGIESHISQSNINGALVPPAALISIIQKGLQYVEAEVSINEDGTLFDGRPIESLSLIDAVMPDVVQTRQQAYRDKLAQQQQQAAGSGSGTGPQGSTKNGEGAANGEENGSHALSNHHSEMMEVDGDVEIPQSKAMVLRGHESEVFICAWNPVNDLLASGSGDSTARIWNLIENSTGGSTQLVLRHCIREGGQDVPSNKDVTSLDWNSEGTLLATGSYDGFARIWTKDGNLASTLGQHKGPIFALKWNKKGNFILSAGVDKTTIIWDAHTGEAKQQFPFHSAPALDVDWQSNNTFASCSTDMCIHVCKLGQDRPVKTFQGHTNEVNAIKWDPTGSLLASCSDDMTLKIWSMKQDLCVHDLQAHSKEIYTIKWSPTGPGTNNPSANLMLASASFDSTVRLWDVERGVCIHTLTRHQEPVYSVAFSPDGRHLASGSFDKCVHIWNTQTGALVHSYRGTGGIFEVCWNATGDKVGASASDGSVCVLDLRK